ATTTGGTTCACTTGATAATGAAATAAATGAGCTTAAGAAAAAAGTGAGGGAGTGGGAAATTAAAGCGGAGGACAATACTCTTAGTGACTCGAAGCGTACTTTATGGCTAGATTGTAGGCGTCGTTGGATGGAAAAGGAAAGGGTTAAGTCCAATATGTTGAGACAAAAGGCTAAAATAAAATGGACTCTAGAAGGGGATGAAAACTCTAAATTTTTTCACGCTACTTTGCGGCGAAAATACAATAAATGCAACTTCCGGGGATTATTAGTCGATGGTATTTGGCATGAGGATCCAGTGGTTGTCAAAAATTTCATCTTTTCACATTTTCAAAAACTGTTCGCGTGTAACTCATATTACAGGCCAAGGATACTTGGTGGGTTTTCTAGTGGATCGAATCTTAATTTTGCCTCAGTTGGGCCTGCTGTTCCCTTTCAGCGCTAGTGTGGGCCTGTTGGGCCTGTCGGACAGACTCCTCCCATTGGGTCTGTACAGTTCACATAAGGGGTCTGGTTCGGTTTGTCTGCAAATTTCAGAAGAAGAAGCAAGTGCACTAGAAGTTGTTttttcggaggaggaaatattgGGAGCAATAAAGGAATGTGCAAATAATAAAGCTCCCGGTCCGGATGGTTTTAATATGCGATTCTTCAAAAAGTTTTGGGCTATTATTCGGGAGGATTTAGTCGCGGCGGTCAATTGGTTTTGGGATAAAGGCGAGCTCTCGGAAGGATGCAACTCCTCTTTTATCGCACTTATTCCTAAAAAAGTGGATCCGGCTAGCCTAAATGAATATAGGCCGATTAGCTTGATTGGGAGCTTTTATAAAATAATCGCGAAACTTTTATCTTTAAGGCTTCGAAAGGTAATTCCGAATCTTGTGGCTTTTGAACAAAGTGCGTTCATTAAAGGAAGGAACATCATGGATGGCGTGCTTATTGCGAATGAGTCTTATGAATTTCTTAAAAGAGGTCGTATTAAAAGTATGATGTTCAAGGTAGATTTTGAAAAGGCGTTCGATAGTCTTAGTTGGGAGTTTTTGGATGATATGATGGGGTTTATGGAATTTGGTACAAAATGGAGGGGTTGGATTGCATCGTGCTTAAAGTCGGCTTCTATTTCCGTTCTCGTCAATGGTTCACCAACTAAAGAGTTCAAGCTCGGGAGGGGGGTTAGGCAAGGAGATCCTCTTTCGCCGTTTCTCTTTATTATCGCGGCGGAGGGACTTAATTGGCTAACCAAGTCGGCGGTATCAAGTAATCTCTATAGTGGGGTTAAAATTGGTAGAGATCATGTTCCGATTCCCCATCTTCAATACGCAGATGATACCTTATTTTTTGGGGAATGGAGTCTAGACAACATTGAGAACCTCATGAAACTTCTAAAATGCTTCGACTTATGTTCCGGTCTAAAAGTAAATTACAATAAAAGCAATCTTTTTGGGGTCGGGGTAGACAAGTCGGAAATCGAAGACATGGCAACTTTATTTGGGTGTAAAATGGGCTCTTTCCCCTTTACGTATCTCGGGTTACCTATCGGTGCAAATATGAATAAATTTGAAAGTTGGAAACCGGTTATTGAAAAATTTGAGAAAAGGTTATCGGATTGGAGAGCCCGTACGATGTCCCTTGGTGGACGTGCAACTCTCGTGACTTCGGTTCTCAATAGTTTGCCTTTGTACTACTTTTCGCTCTTTCGTGCCCCACCTAGCGTGCTTAAAAAACTTGAGAGAGTAAGAAGGAAatttttttggggtgggtcgggcGACGAGTCAAAAATCtcgtgggttaaatgggatgatGTCATTCGTCCTTACACGGATGGCGGACTTAATTTTGGGTCTCTTAATTGTAAAAACTTAGCActaatcggcaagtggtggtggcgGTTTCTTACCGAACCCACTTCCTTGTGGGTTAGGGTTATCAAAAGCATTTTTGGGGGGTCGGGTCTTATTTCTTCGGGTGGGTCTATTTCACTTTCGTACTCTAATTCTACTTGGAGTAAAATTGTGAAAACAGGTTATGAGACCAATGGCATTGGAGTCGAATTTTCCAAATCATTTTTGAAGGTGCTCGGTAATGGAAAATCAACAAAATTCTGGGAAGATTCATGGCTTAAAGATACCCCCATTAAAAGGTATTTTTAAGAGATTGGTGCGACTTGATTCTAATACTAATGCTATGGTGGCGGATCGTGTTACTTGGAATGGCGAAAATTGCTGTTCAAACTGGTCGTGGGTTCGTGAGATTACGGGGAGAACGCGGGGTGAGCTGATCGAACTAGAGGGGCTGATTTCAGGAGCAAGAATGGAGGTGGACAAAGAAGATTGTTGGTCTTGGAAACTTTGTGGAACCGGTATTTTCTCGACTAGTTCTCTTACAAAGTTCATTATGAAATCGTGTTATCCCACAACAGCTTCGTGTATCCCAACTCAAAAGAATTATTTGGTTCCTAAAAAAGTGGGTATCTTCGCATGGTGGGCAAGGCGGAAGAGATTGCCCGTTTTGTTCGAACTTGACAAACGTGGTATTGATCTCCACTCCGTTCTTTGTCCCCTATGCGACGATGAAATAGAAACGGTAGATCATGCTTTGTTCTCGTGCACAAAGGTTCGGGAAGTATGGGATAAAATCTTCAATTGGTGGGGCGTGACTTCGAACCAACTAAATCTCGATGGCATTTTGGGTGGGTCGGTTAATTTGCAATTATCGAAGGTTGGTGAGAAAATTTGGCAAGCAATGATTTGGACGAGATTATATCTCATTTGGAAAAATAGGAATAATAAGATTTTCAAAAAATCGAGTTGGTCTCCTCCGGTGGCACTTTGTGACATTCAAGCGATGAGTTACGAATGGATAGGGAAGCGGTGCAAGATAAAGAAAGAGATTAAAAACATCGAGTGGCTTACTTGGTTGCACAACCCGCAATCTATTGTTTTGTAATCTATTGTTTTGTAACCTATTGTTTTGTAACTTTGTGAGTATCTCGTGTATATAGTAGATGATTCGCATAGGATTCTAGTTCGGTATCATTATGTGTATCATCATATGCGAACTCGTGTATCATTTGGGTTTTTCTAATATAATtttccgttcaaaaaaaaaaaaaaaaaaaaaaccaatgaTTTACATTTGGGAGCTCAAGTTCACATTAGAAATCTATTtgggtgatgattcgtacaccactaaCTTTTAACCATACACCACCAAACGTGATTTACAGTGTTATACAGTACAACATCATAATACATGGTGTACGGCTAAAATTGGTTGTGCACGAAACAGTCCCGATCTATTTACACAAATGAAGAAACTATTTGAATCCATTTCACATTCAACACCAAACGAATTATGGCCTATCATTCAACGCATCCTCTGGATCCATGAGAAATTTAATCCCTTACATATAATTTGCAGAACTACGGGTAGAACTTATGTACAATAAGCATTGCTTCAACGGCATCCCTTTCACATTGAGTGTTGGGGCTGAGGGTTACGTCATGCGTTCGAGCCTCGCTCtgcccatcctattaattaatctgcctgaaatatggatatccagattgacctcaggggggttttctcccggatccattcaggattcaaacccggtccgcctgcccctcgggatggttaaaggatcgagttcctgtaatgcgattcgggtttcctcccgaacgcgtgtgtgtgtgcaaatgatgagtgtcgttgaaataaatgttacactgatgcaagcttgccgttcaaaaaaaaaaaaaaaaaaaaaagaggaattGTGTACAGCAACTAGTAATATCAAATGAGAACCACAATAGGTTTTCAAATCTTGAACAAAGATAAGATATTAAAGATGCCCAACCATATATATACGCACAAACAAGTAACCAATCCTATCAAGGCATAAACGGAAGCCGGACCAAAACCAGTAGCAGATATGAATAACCCTATACATCTCTATTTACTTTGTAATATGCACTCAGTATCGCCCAATAACTTAACACGTACAATGATATCAATTATGAAGTAAAATCGTAGATTCCTGTTCTCCGCTAAACTTGGTAAGAtcttattcaataccaatttgtaTAGGCTTCATTTGTAACAACAAACAAAATATGGGTAATCGTCCCGCTTCCATGAGAGAAAAAAAACCCCAAGCTACATGTAGAACTTACGAAAatatgcctttaaaaaaaaaaaaaaaaaaaaaaaaaaacaacttacGAAAATATGTCTAACACGGGTTCATTACATTATTGCTATTTAATATTAATAgtgttggaaaaccgtgtgtacttttaaatcagattaacgcagcagatacttaaaataataattaattattattttataaaccatttacaaaattaaatattaatatatttaaatttaataaaacatgcacatgattaacgatcccaaagatctagttacaccactaataattgtcaaaatatgtaattcacaaagtgagtaaacgatatacctttcttgaagaaactgattgaaggagagaaacctacgatcaaaaatatgactgtCTCAtatgatagtccacactacacttcaaacaaccgtcaatggatgctagtccaaacccaaataacatactaatattaatataatcaaattacattaatattaataatactccgtaacacGTTTTGTttttatcatcaatgaaaacaaaagAATGTGTGTTTCAGTTTGCAAGGCAAAGTAATAAAATCAATAGCAATTTTTGTTGTTATGTTTTTCTTGCACATCTCATAACCcaacgaacatatatatatatatatatatatatatatatatatatatatatatatatatatatatatatatatatatatatatatatatatatatatatatatatatatatatatatatatatatagggtgtggATCCATGGAGAACTAAAAGTAGCAGAGAACCCATGGAACTAGTGCAGATTCAGTCAATCTGCTGCAGAttgacatattttttttttttttttttgcagattgatgtttttttccagttttttttttttttatttttttttacaaatcgactttttttctgtttttttttatgcagattgagtcaatctgcgtgcagattgagtcgatctgcgtttttttttttttgcagtttttttttttttgcagatcgtCTTTTTTTCCTGTGCAGATTGAGTTTTTTTtacgcagattgagtcaatctgcgtgcagattgacgtttttttggcattttttgcagttttttttttttttttagattgattttttttctgtgcagattgactgtttttttttcagatttttttttcttcatagattgaagctcagtctccacatagattgaagttcaatctatgagttctatgggttctctacatactctagttctctagggatcctttcactatatatatatatatatatatatatatatatatatatatatatatatatatatatatatatatatatatatacatatatttctgAAATACTTTAggagtatgttatgtaacttataattaataatttatatcatgtcgctttcatgtaaatagtaaattcattaatttcgtttcatttactattcatatgaatagtaaatgaagtaatttggatttactattttgttacttgagtaatatatatatatatatatatatatatatatatatatatatatatatatatatatatatatatatatatatatatatatatatatttgacgtctcgatgtatatgtgtgtgacccgaaggctcaaatgaagttggccatatagttatatgttgtacattGCACATTAATCCTAAAAATAGAACATATCACGATCACCACAACACACAATACCAGCATCAAAGGAGATTGGACCAGATTAATAATCTGGCAGAAATGAAATTATATAGTAACGGAACTTACAGAAATGTAGAATCAAGTAACTAGATTGAGCGAGATTGAAACCAGAAAGAATATTAAATACTCGGTACAACATTAATGATTTATGAGTATAATTTGACCCAATGCAAATTGAACTGTGAGTTGTAACCGGAGGTAACGCTTATTTCAACTGCTCGATCTCAAACGCTATTTTTTGAGAAAGTTTACGAGCCTTTTTTATAAATAAGTCTCACTTGTATTTGTTTGTTATACAACAGTAGTCTGTTATTAAAGTTTGATCTTATGAACACTAGAAGTAGAAAGATCCAAGAAAATTCCTTTAAGGAAAATGCTGCTGCCAAACATCATGGATTAGGATGAATCATTACAAGTAGGATTCTATGATTCAAGAACAAAATGAATGAACTTGAACCAGATATAAATAATTCAATATAACCAGCTATTGCATATTGCATAAGAAAATAAAATACACTGTAAAATAAAATAACCCACACCACATGCTGAAATTTATTATCTTGTATACATATGGATTTTTTCTGATCTGGTGGAAACTTACAAACATAACTAAAATCCTACAACTTAattaacattaaaaaaaaaaaaaagaacacttAATTCCTCTGTACCTTCTAAAGTGCATGAATAGGATTATGGTTCGAATCCATCTTAGATGTTCTCGGACCAGGATTACTTTCATGAAACGCAGATTGTCGGTTCAAATCACCACCACCCAGTTTCAATGCCGTCGGTGCACCATCACCAATTGATTCCCCTAACGTTAGCTTCGACATCCCAACAAGATCATCCACATTAATCGGGCTCTTCGAGTGCACAGCTGTCGGCTTAAGAACCTCATGCGTCTCCGATTTGGCCGATGACGATTGTTCTTGACCCGACCCGGGTCCAACCCAATACGGAATAGCAACTAGTTGAGGTATGTATGCTGGAATCACAACAGGATACAAGCATTGTGAACCCTCGATACTTATAGGTGCGTTTGTTGGGTCGTTGGGTAAATCGGCTGTATTTGAGTTTGCCGAGTCCATCGACTCGCATTCTTCTTCCTCTAATGTTGTCGGTATGGTCAACGGGTTGTTGATAGATTGAGCCGCCTCTGGTTGTGATGGGTTCCCAGTAGGGTATTCGTTGGATGACATCATTTGTGTGTCTGGGGACTACAAATTCAAAAACACAAAAGAAAGTAGATGAATTAGACGTTTCAACAAATGTAACAAAACTCCCATATCCCATATTCCATGTTGACATTCTGGCTTTGATGTTTGAAACAGTGTTGTAAAATTTCCATCCCGACTAGCCCAAAATACGCCTTAAACTTCGTCAACGCACTAAAAAGTCGGGTCAAAGTCGAGCTCAGTCGGTCGAGTCGGTCAAAGTTAggttatattttttaaatttagaTTTTGTGCAATATATCTATGCTAGAAAATTTTATGTTTAGATATatttatatgtaagtatatacatgattaatttatttattactaaaagtcaacgtGATCCATGCCCGATTCGACTGGTTCATCCCTGTCTGGCGACTTTTACAGCTTGGTTTGAAATGAGTTGCATTTGAATTCTTGGTTATCTTGAAATTTATTCTTTAAATTATAAAAAGTCAAATCCAATTAATCACCTGATTACTCCTTTGCAAGTTTTGCAACCCTGAATACACCCACTTATAAGTAGATAGGTTACAATGCTACCACCAGGCCTAACTATAGAAGCCAAACAATGTATATAGTTATGACCAGTTTTGTAATACTTACATCATCAGCTACAATATCGAAAAGACTGGACCGTCTCTTTCTCCTAGAAATATTGGTTTGCCTGATGAAATATTTTTGGGCATGGCTTGCAACTTGAGTTGGTGTTCTTGTAATAACATAGTTTCTTGCTATACCCCGCCAATCGCCTTTTCCAAGCTTTTGCAAACCTAATAAAAACATCCTATGTTCTTCCTCTGTCCATGGAACACCTAAAAAACAAACACCCATATCCCATTTCATAAAGAAATACAGATTCGCATACCATAAACTGCAATCAACCACAAAAAGATACCATACAAAACCTCATAACCATCATATGAATAAAATGTCATCATTTTTAGCAAATTAAGTTAAGCATCTCAACAATTAATAAATGCCCAAAAAACCAGATTCAATGAGTAGACATCAAACTTTATTATATGATCCTAATTCTAATAGTAACATACTGTACCATACAACAAAATTATATTTACTGTACCATAGTTACACCTGTAGATAATTCAAAACACacctttttgaccaaattttaagtttTTAGATACAAAGTGCAACTAAATATAAACTCAAGTCAAAGATAAATACCACTAATTAGTAGTTTAAATATTACACTTACAAACAATTTATCAAAACGCAAGATTATATTAAAACTTAAAGAAAagctttaaaatttaattaaaatcATCAACTCCAAGATTTTAGAAAACATGAAAATgtaatttatacatatacatatacatatgatatatatatatataaatatataaccaaAGTTTGAACCTTTTTTCCTTTCACGGCTAGAAGACGACCCGGCAACAAAATCCTCCGACCCGTACCCGTCAGCAGCAGCGTTATGATCCGGAGTATCACCCGGTGAATCAAGATCAGTACCACCGCCACCTGAAAATCCATTTAAAAAGTTGCTGTTGCTACCAGATCCATTATAATGACTCAAGTTACCCATACTAGCACTCTTTCGGATCGAACCATCTGTAATCCGGACCCCAAATAACTTAACACCACGATTAGGGCACGTTCTCGAATTATGACCATTGTTGCTGCAATGAGAGCATCGCCTGGTCATGATTAATTGATCGATTGATGACTTGTGTGCATTCAATTTGATCGATTGTGGAtagatataaagattaggtttatgaTTGGGGGTGTTTAATTTTAAATGGGAAGGTGTGAATTAAAGAAATTGGAAATAAAGGATTATGCTTTTCAGTTGGATTGGATTTGGGATTTGTGATTTGGAGTGATGTTGTTGAGAGAATTTTATTAGAAAATTTGGAT
This genomic window from Rutidosis leptorrhynchoides isolate AG116_Rl617_1_P2 chromosome 2, CSIRO_AGI_Rlap_v1, whole genome shotgun sequence contains:
- the LOC139891729 gene encoding transcription factor MYBS3-like, which codes for MTRRCSHCSNNGHNSRTCPNRGVKLFGVRITDGSIRKSASMGNLSHYNGSGSNSNFLNGFSGGGGTDLDSPGDTPDHNAAADGYGSEDFVAGSSSSRERKKGVPWTEEEHRMFLLGLQKLGKGDWRGIARNYVITRTPTQVASHAQKYFIRQTNISRRKRRSSLFDIVADDSPDTQMMSSNEYPTGNPSQPEAAQSINNPLTIPTTLEEEECESMDSANSNTADLPNDPTNAPISIEGSQCLYPVVIPAYIPQLVAIPYWVGPGSGQEQSSSAKSETHEVLKPTAVHSKSPINVDDLVGMSKLTLGESIGDGAPTALKLGGGDLNRQSAFHESNPGPRTSKMDSNHNPIHAL
- the LOC139888623 gene encoding uncharacterized protein; translation: MVADRVTWNGENCCSNWSWVREITGRTRGELIELEGLISGARMEVDKEDCWSWKLCGTGIFSTSSLTKFIMKSCYPTTASCIPTQKNYLVPKKVGIFAWWARRKRLPVLFELDKRGIDLHSVLCPLCDDEIETVDHALFSCTKVREVWDKIFNWWGVTSNQLNLDGILGGSVNLQLSKVGEKIWQAMIWTRLYLIWKNRNNKIFKKSSWSPPVALCDIQAMSYEWIGKRCKIKKEIKNIEWLTWLHNPQSIVL